The proteins below come from a single Miscanthus floridulus cultivar M001 chromosome 1, ASM1932011v1, whole genome shotgun sequence genomic window:
- the LOC136469538 gene encoding uncharacterized mitochondrial protein AtMg00810-like, with protein sequence MSDLGAFSYYLGIEVRQGKDALMLGQNTYISKLLERSGMAECKPYVTPIEERLKLTKTSTAAKVDATLYRSIVGGLRYLVHTRPDIAFVRGYVSRFMEDPREDH encoded by the coding sequence atgagcgatctcggcgcgttctcctactacctcggcatcgaggtgagacaggggaaggatgCGCTCATGCTCGGTCAGAACACGTACatctcgaagctgttggagcggagcggcatggctgagtgcaagccgtacGTGACTCCGatagaggagcggctgaagctgacgaagaccagtaccgcggcgaaggtagatgcaacactctaccggagcatcgtcggcggtctacgCTATCTAGTCCATacaaggccggacattgcgttcgtcaggggctacgtcagccgcttcatggaggatcctcgagaggatcactag